The genomic window CACCGGGCCGATGGAAGCCGCTGTGATTCCCTTCAACAGCCTGCGATTCTCCCGCTTCCGCCCCAGCAGGTCCATGAAGTTGCGCACCGTCGAGGAACTGGTGAAGGTGATCACGTGGGGGCGGCGGGCGGGATCACGCAGCAGGGCCTGCAGGCGGCGCCGCGAGCTTG from Terriglobales bacterium includes these protein-coding regions:
- a CDS encoding uroporphyrinogen-III synthase; its protein translation is SSRRRLQALLRDPARRPHVITFTSSSTVRNFMDLLGRKRENRRLLKGITAASIGPVTSATLRDLGLKPGVQARRYTIPGLVAVIVERRPRR